The Flavobacterium johnsoniae genomic sequence TTCTACAGACATTAATGTTTTCAGAGAAACGGTTTATAAATGGTGTAAAATCTTAGCCGATGAAAATCTTGGAAGTATGGCTTATCCGAAGGAATACGGAGGTGGAGGAAATGTAGAAGATTATTTTGCAATTATGGAAACGCTGAGTTACCACGATTTAAGTTTGGTGATAAAATTCGGTGTTCAGTTTGGACTTTGGGGAATGAGCGTTCAATCTTTAGGAACAGAGAAAAATTATGCTAAATATTTGAAAGACATTGGTTCGCTTAAACTTCCAGGCTGTTTTGCGATGACCGAAACTCATCACGGATCTAATGTAAAAGGTTTAGAAACTACAGCAACTTATAATCATTCAGATCAAACTTTTACGATTCATACACCAAATAAAAACGCTCAGAAAGAATATATCGGAAACGCAGCAGTTCACGGACAAATGGCAACTGTTTTTGCAAAACTGATTATCGACGGACATGATTACGGCGTTAATGCTTTTGTTGTTCCGTTACGTGATGCGAGTGGAAATGTTGCAAAAGGAGTAACCATTGGCGATTGCGGACATAAAATGGGATTAAACGGCGTAGATAACGGAACAATCAGCTTTGATAATGTCGTAATTCCGAAAGATGAAATGTTGGATCGTTTTGCTTCTGTAAATGAAAAAGGAGAATTCGAAAGTCCGATTCCGAGTGATAACAGAAGATTTTTTACTATGTTAGGAACTTTGGTAGGAGGAAGAATCGGAATTCCGCGTTCGGCTTTAGCGGCGGCAAAATCGGGATTAACAATTGCCATTCGCTACAGCGATCAAAGAAGACAATTTGGACCAGAAGGCGGATCTGAAGTTCCGATTTTGAATTATAGAATGCATCAGCGTCGATTATTACCTCATTTAGCCAAAACTTATGCAGTACATTTTGCACTTCAATATCTAACAAACAGATTTTTGAATAGAACAGAAAGCGAAATGCAGGAAATCGAAGCTTTGGCAGCTGGAATGAAATCGTATTCTACATGGAGTACAAGAGATATTCTGCAAGAATGCCGAGAAGCTTGCGGAGGAAAAGGTTATTTGTCTGAAAATAGGATAGATGCTCTTAAAAATGATACTGAAATTTATACCACTTTTGAAGGAGATAATACGGTTTTAATGCAATTAGTTGCTAAAAATCGTTTGTCAGAATTCAGAAAATCATTTGGTGAAATGGGTTCTTTAGGAATCATTAATTATGTTTACGAAAATGCCAAAACAGCTATTACGGAGAAAAATCCAATTGCAACTCGCAGGACAGATGATGAACATTTATTGGATAGCGAATTTCATCTTCAAGCTTTTGTTCATAGAGAAAAAACAATTTTGGCTTCGGCAGCAAGACGTATTAAAAAATTGGTCGATGGCGGTTTAGAAGCCTATGATGCCTTTAATGTCGTTCAGCATCAAATGATTGATGTGGCTCAGGCATATTTGGAAAGAGTTGTTTTAGAACAATTTCAAACTGCAATAAAAGAAGTTGAAGATTTGCAATCTAAAGCCATATTGACAAAATTAAATCAATTATACTCGCTTTCTCAAATAGAAAAAAACAAAGCTTGGTATTTAGAAGACGGATATATGGAAGCCGTAAAAACGAAAGCAGTCCGTAAAATAGTAAATCAGCTTTGTTGGGACATTCGTCCAGACGCTGTAGCTTTGGTAAATGCATTTGATATTCCAGAAAGCTGTTTAGCTGCACCAATTGCAGTAAATCTTTAATTTTGAAATAAAACTATAATAGATGATTTCAGTTTAATAAATTTAAACTGAAATCGTTTTGTTTATAACTGGATAGTGTTTGTGATTTTTTTATTTATAGCAAAATCTAAACGCAACCCATTTTTAGTACATTTTAACCACATTTAAATAATTCGTTTTTTATATTTTCGCTTTGCTATATTTGTAATTCCTTTATATTAAATCGTCTTGAAAAATTATTACTCGTTTCTAATTCTTATTTTGATAAACTTTCCAGTTTTTGCATTGGATAATACAGATGTTATTTTAAAAGAATTAAATGAAGCGATTAAAAATAAACAACATTATGTAAAGATTAAAGAAGAGCGAATTTTCAACTTCAAAAAAATAAAATCAGAGAATTTGACAAAAGAACAAGAGTATAATTACAACAAAACATTATACCTTGAATATCAAAAGTTAAATACTGATTCTGCCATTCAGTATGTAAAAAAGAATTTAAGAATTGCAGAACAGCTTCAAAACAAAGAACTTTTAAATTTAGCACAGTTACAATTAGTTACGCTTTATTCTTCGTCAGGAAAATATCGAGAATCTGAAGCCATTTTAAAAAGCATCAATAAAAAGCATCTGCCAGTTTCGTTGCTTCCAAATTATTACATTTCATATCGAGAGTTTTTTGAACATTACGCAGCCAATAGTGATAATCGACAGTATAGAATACAGATTGGAAAATATCGTGATTCATTACTAGGAGTTCTAAATCCGAATACTTTAGATTATCAAATAAATAGAATTCAGCAGAATATTTTCATTCATAAAAAATATAAAGAACCAGAAAAGCAATTACTTTCTTTATTAAGCAAAACCAAAGAAGAAAGTCCGAACTACGCAATGATCACTTATTTGCTTGGTAAAATTGCTGAAGCGACACATCAATTAGAATCAAGAAAAAAATATTACGCGCTTTCGGCAACTTCTGATATTAAAAATGCCAATAAAGACAATGCTTCATTGCAAGAATTAGCTTTGGTTTTTTATGAAATTGGAGATGTAGATATGGCGTATAAATTGACGCAATCTGCTATTGAAGATGCGCTTTACTGCAATGTTCAATTTCGAACTTTATTAATGTCAGAAGTTTATTCGATTATTAATACCGTTTATCAAGAACGTGAGGCAGAGCGTAAAAGCGAATTGCAAATTTATCTGCTTTGTATCAGTCTTTTATCTTTATTCTTGTTAGTAGCCATTATTTATGTTTACAAACAAATGAAAAAAGTTTCGAGAATTCGAACAGAATTATATGAAACTAGTCAGAAACTG encodes the following:
- a CDS encoding acyl-CoA dehydrogenase family protein, yielding MKISKLQAFTPLFYLVWSDDLLTQKEFATLKDFINSLSVLSQEEKDYLLSKVDISNPPSRNELTQWKSDIEKSIQDTSSIKSIFDITKALSGNDLDLSPIESDFKKLENDLGILGEEALQNFKTKTGSFTANSHTNASFDIQKITKILDGKEAAIIEKVKSVISRPEFAYETSTDINVFRETVYKWCKILADENLGSMAYPKEYGGGGNVEDYFAIMETLSYHDLSLVIKFGVQFGLWGMSVQSLGTEKNYAKYLKDIGSLKLPGCFAMTETHHGSNVKGLETTATYNHSDQTFTIHTPNKNAQKEYIGNAAVHGQMATVFAKLIIDGHDYGVNAFVVPLRDASGNVAKGVTIGDCGHKMGLNGVDNGTISFDNVVIPKDEMLDRFASVNEKGEFESPIPSDNRRFFTMLGTLVGGRIGIPRSALAAAKSGLTIAIRYSDQRRQFGPEGGSEVPILNYRMHQRRLLPHLAKTYAVHFALQYLTNRFLNRTESEMQEIEALAAGMKSYSTWSTRDILQECREACGGKGYLSENRIDALKNDTEIYTTFEGDNTVLMQLVAKNRLSEFRKSFGEMGSLGIINYVYENAKTAITEKNPIATRRTDDEHLLDSEFHLQAFVHREKTILASAARRIKKLVDGGLEAYDAFNVVQHQMIDVAQAYLERVVLEQFQTAIKEVEDLQSKAILTKLNQLYSLSQIEKNKAWYLEDGYMEAVKTKAVRKIVNQLCWDIRPDAVALVNAFDIPESCLAAPIAVNL
- a CDS encoding DUF6377 domain-containing protein, coding for MINFPVFALDNTDVILKELNEAIKNKQHYVKIKEERIFNFKKIKSENLTKEQEYNYNKTLYLEYQKLNTDSAIQYVKKNLRIAEQLQNKELLNLAQLQLVTLYSSSGKYRESEAILKSINKKHLPVSLLPNYYISYREFFEHYAANSDNRQYRIQIGKYRDSLLGVLNPNTLDYQINRIQQNIFIHKKYKEPEKQLLSLLSKTKEESPNYAMITYLLGKIAEATHQLESRKKYYALSATSDIKNANKDNASLQELALVFYEIGDVDMAYKLTQSAIEDALYCNVQFRTLLMSEVYSIINTVYQEREAERKSELQIYLLCISLLSLFLLVAIIYVYKQMKKVSRIRTELYETSQKLAELNKDITETNSQLQESNLQLSESNLVKEEYIAHFFNLCSTYINKLENYRIILNKKATAKQFDEIYKILKSTTLVDNELEELYKNFDIIFLNLYPTFVKDFNALLIPEEQIVLKQNELLNTELRIFALIRLGITDSVKIAAFLRYSLSTIYNYRTRARNKAAVSRNDFEEMVMKIGIMSLKS